Proteins encoded by one window of Vigna radiata var. radiata cultivar VC1973A chromosome 5, Vradiata_ver6, whole genome shotgun sequence:
- the LOC106760574 gene encoding protein ACCELERATED CELL DEATH 6 yields the protein MMKFLRCGGKTCMNNDDVENNYKREVQRSRNVMEEKTLERSEERRSDEAKAHGWWLLPMKTYDSIKENKAEYDWSEIDDETIKQERPRGNTVLHIAALYGNDKCVEKVLQIXXHLLLTINSNGDTALHVAARAGXIXTXXKLVAALLHRNSEEAKKAILVTNKQGNTFFHEALLNGPKNVINILVSSPAFKQLAEETIFVSSNINGKSVLGLAIEKGYEDIVDLVLTKMIPSNEGSSKKRKKRMADSDMQMDKTFSENEGAPPPGLAEMLKDNKVEGRMALMDIEMDTRDISSPTVSKNQGARSPAITAILKENKGILEKIVNRKKELIHVKDDKGRNALHYAASKGYLNGVEYLFQKCNTCNMETDKDGFYPLHLASACGHIEVVKKLLDSCPNPREIIDKKGRNIVHIAAIMGQFDVVRYVLYNANDVIKDMINGKDYDGNTPLHLAASHYRPKIVQALTWDTRVDLNWVNNNNQTPLDAFEQFKQQDNPPIVQRLTWCQLKSAGVQNAERRSHSIEVPSSPFKPKAKNTEFYKDRINTLMVVSTLITTVAFAGGITLPGGTNSSPPREGMALMLNQVWFKPYILCTTISMYGGISVTIILIWAQLGDVTLALFALKVARPLLGITLGTLSVAFLAGVHLVISDLSWLATTVLILCVVFIILLLLLYTLLWFPSESSNLIMRYISFYPFQFLTWLTEKDSIEGIFRLHDFDTDTKELEEHEYGGKQTEETEETDEYGGQQIEETEETEEVDEGENEKDDNDNVEEEDDNDNVEDEEDNGDEHKDTHE from the exons atGATGAAATTTCTAAGGTGTGGAGGGAAGACATGTATGAATAATGATGACGTGGAAAATAACTACAAAAGAGAAGTGCAACGTTCAAGGAATGTGATGGAAGAAAAGACATTGGAAAGGTCAGAAGAACGACGGAGTGATGAAGCTAAAGCACATGGTTGGTGGTTGTTGCCAATGAAAACATACGAttcaataaaagagaacaaagctGAATACGATTGGAGCGAAATAGACGATGAGACTATAAAGCAAGAGAGGCCTAGAGGAAACACTGTGCTGCATATAGCAGCTCTCTACGGAAATGATAAGTGTGTGGAAAAGGTACTTCAAATTNNTNNACACCTTTTGCTAACAATAAATAGTAATGGTGATACAGCACTGCATGTTGCTGCAAGAGCTGGNANNATCNCTACTNTCNAGAAATTGGTGGCTGCACTTCTCCATCGAAATTCTGAAGAAGCAAAGAAGGCAATCCTTGTAACCAACAAACAAGGAAATACTTTCTTCCATGAGGCCTTATTGAATGGTCCCAAAAATGTTATCAACATTCTAGTTTCTTCACCAGCCTTCAAGCAATTGGCAGAGGAAACTATTTTTGTTAGTTCAAACATTAACGGCAAATCAGTTTTGGGCTTAGCGATTGAGAAAGGTTACGAGGATATTGTTGATCTTGTATTGACCAAAATGATTCCAAGTAATGAAG GTTCTTCGAAAAAGCGCAAAAAGCGCATGGCAGATTCGGATATGCAAATGGACAAAACATTCTCAGAAAATGAAGGCGCCCCACCACCCGGCCTTGCGGAAATGTTAAAAGACAATAAAG TTGAAGGGCGCATGGCACTTATGGATATAGAAATGGACACAAGAGATATAAGCTCGCCAACAGTCTCAAAAAATCAAGGTGCTCGATCACCAGCCATTACGGctatcttaaaagaaaataaag GTATTCTAGAGAAAATAGtaaacagaaagaaagaattgaTTCATGTTAAGGATGACAAAGGAAGAAATGCTCTTCACTATGCAGCTTCCAAAGGTTATCTAAATGGTGTTGAGTATTTGTTTCAAAAGTGTAATACTTGCAATATGGAAACAGACAAAGATGGCTTTTATCCTCTTCATCTGGCTTCTGCATGTGGACATATTGAAGTGGTAAAGAAATTGCTTGACAGCTGTCCAAATCCCAGAGAAATAATCGATAAAAAAGGTCGAAATATTGTTCACATTGCAGCTATAATGGGACAGTTTGATGTGGTAAGGTATGTCTTGTACAATGCAAATGACGTAATTAAAGATATGATAAATGGCAAGGATTACGATGGAAACACTCCTTTGCATTTGGCTGCCTCACATTACCGTCCAAAAATTGTGCAAGCCTTGACATGGGACACAAGAGTGGATCTGAATTGGGttaacaacaacaaccaaacaCCTCTCGATGCTTTTGAACAATTTAAACAACAAGATAATCCACCTATCGTACAG CGGCTAACATGGTGTCAACTAAAATCTGCTGGCGTACAAAATGCTGAAAGAAGGTCACACTCTATTGAAGTCCCTTCTTCCCCTTTCAAACCAAAAGCCAAAAACACAGAGTTTTATAAAGACAGAATCAACACTCTTATGGTTGTTTCAACCCTTATAACTACAGTAGCATTTGCTGGAGGTATTACTTTGCCTGGTGGAACTAATAGTTCTCCTCCAAGAGAAGGCATGGCTCTTATGCTGAATCAAGTGTGGTTTAAACCATATATTTTATGCACCACAATATCTATGTATGGTGGCATTAGTGTCACTATTATACTCATTTGGGCTCAACTGGGAGATGTAACTTTGGCTCTTTTTGCCCTTAAAGTGGCAAGACCCCTTCTAGGAATCACTCTTGGAACCCTATCAGTGGCATTCTTGGCTGGTGTCCACCTTGTTATAAGCGATCTCAGTTGGTTGGCCACTACTGTTCTGATTTTGTGTGTGGTCTTCATTATCCTGCTTTTGTTACTGTACACTCTTCTCTGGTTTCCCTCAGAATCAAGCAACCTAATAATGCGATACATTTCTTTCTATCCTTTCCAGTTTCTAACATGGTTAACTGAAAAAGATTCAATTGAAG GCATATTTAGATTACATGACTTTGATACTGATACTAAAGAACTGGAAGAACATGAATATGGAGGAAAGCAAACAGAAGAAACTGAAGAAACAGATGAATATGGAGGACAGCAAATAGAAGAAACTGAAGAAACAGAAGAAGTTGATGAAGGGGAGAATGAGAAGGATGATAATGATAAtgtagaggaagaagatgataatGATAATGTGGAGGACGAAGAAGATAATGGAGATGAGCACAAGGACACTCATGAATAG